The segment GGGGATCGGCGATGAACCCGTGCATCGACTGCCGGATCTTCACCCTGCGGAAGGCGAAAGCGTTCATGGAGGAGATCGGCGCCTCCTTCCTGGTCACCGGAGAAGTCGTGGGACAGCGACCGATGTCCCAGCGGGACGACGCGCTGCGCGGCATCGAGAAGCACGCCGGCTGCGCGGGGATCATCCTGCGCCCGCTCTCCGCGCACCACCTCCCCCCCTCGCTGCCGGAGCGGGAAGGCTGGGTGGACCGCGGGAAGCTCCTCGCGATCACGGGACGCTCCCGCAAGGAACAGATCCGGCTCGCGGAGGAGTACAAGATCGGCGACTACCCATGCCCCGCGGGGGGATGCATGCTGACCGACCGGACCTTCTCCATCAAGGTGCGGGACCTGCTCGACCACCAGCCCTCTTTCGGGATGCACGAGGTCCTTCTCCTGAAGGCCGGGCGGCACTTCCGCGTCGGAGGGATGAAGGCGATCGTGGCGAAGAGCGAGGAGGAGAACCGCCGGCTCGAGGTCCTCTGCCGGGGGAGGGACACCGTCTACGTGGCGCACAGCCACCCGGGCCCTTCCGTGACGCTCCTGGGCGGAATCGAGGAGGAACGCCTCGACCTGCTCTCCCGGATCTTCACCCGGTACGGCAAGGCGGGGTCGGTCGGCCCGTACGAGATCCGTGAGATTTCCCCCGGCGGGGAGCGATTCGTCACCGTGCCCGAAAACCCGGACTTCGAGGAGGTCGGGCGTGGACTCCTCTGCTGACGCCGGAAACGCAGTCCCGACGCCGGACGACCGTCGCCGCTACGAGGCGTTGCTCGCGTCGCTCCGCCGGATGGGGTCGACCGTGATCGCCTTCAGCGGCGGCGTGGACAGTTCGTTCCTTCTTTACGCGGCCAGGGAGGCGATGGGAGAGCGGGTCCTGGCCGTCACCGCCACCTCCCCGACGTATCCCCGCGCCGAGAGGGAGGAAGCGGTGCGGCTGGCGCGTTCCTGGGGGGTCCGCCACCGCCTCGTCGAATCGAACGAGCTGGAGATCCCCGGCTTCTCCGCGAACCCGCCGGACCGGTGCTACCACTGCAAGAAGGAGCTGTTCGGGATCCTTTCCGGAATCGCCCGGGAGGAGGGGTATGCGGCCGTGTGCGACGGTTCCAACGCCGACGACACGCACGACTTCCGCCCGGGACGCCGCGCCGCGAAGGAGCTCGACGTCCGCAGCCCGCTGCTCGACAACGGTCTCACCAAGCCTGCGATCCGCCGCTTGAGCCGGAGTTTCGATCTCCCCACGGCGGACCGCGGCTCGTTCGCGTGCCTCTCCTCGCGCTTCCCGTACGGAACGAGGATCGACGAGGAGGCCCTGCGGCGGGTGGAGGCGTGCGAGGAGGTGCTGCGGACGCGCGGGTTCCGGCAGTTCCGTGTCCGCGTCCACGGCGCGGTGGCGCGCATCGAAGTCGGGACGGACGAGATCCCGCGCCTCTTCGACGCGGAGATTTCCGAGGCGGTGCACGCGCGGTTCCGGGAGAACGGGTTTCTCTACGTCTCCGTGGACCTCAAGGGGTACCGCACCGGATCCATGAACGAGGGGCTTCCCGCGACGACCCCGGGCCTCGTCGCGGGACCGCCCGAAGACCTGTAGCGCAGCTTCCCGCGACGGACGTTTTCAGGCCGAAGGGCTACAGTCGCCGCCTTCGCCGCGGATCTTGCCGATGGCGTGGGGAAGGACGGGAAGGAGCACCGCCAGGTTCTCCCTGGCGCCGCCGGGGCTCCCCGGCAAGTTGACGATCAGCGTCTTCCCTCGGATCCCGACCACGGCGCGGGAGAGCATGGCCGTCGGAACCCGTTTCTGGCTGTCCGCACGCATCGCTTCCGCCATCCCCGGAATCTCCCGGTCGAGGATCCCCCGGGTGGCGTCCGGCGTCACATCCCGCGGATCGACCCCAGTCCCCCCGGTGGTCACGACCAGGTCAAGACCGAGCGCGTCGCAGAAGTGGAGAATGGCGCGGCGGATGAAGGGGATCTCGTCGGGGATCACCACCTGCTGCGAGATGTCCGCTGGAAGCGACCGGAGCATCTCCGCCACGGCGGGGCCGGAAGCGTCGGGACGCTCCTTGCAGAACGACCGGTCGGACAGGGTGATCACGCCCGCGCGGATCACTCGACCTTTTCCATCGGGTCGCCCGCACGCAACGTCCCGCCGTGGAGAACCCGGGCGAAGACCCCCTCCTTCGGCATGACGCAGTCGCCCGCCTGGTAGTAGATGGCGCACCGGTTGTGGCACTCTTTCCCGATCTGCGTGATCTCGAGCAGCGTCTCTCCCGACCGGAGGCGCTCCCCCGGCCGAAGGGACGTCAGGTCGATCCCCTCGACGGTGATGTTTTCGGCGAAGTCGCCCGGCCCGACAGAGAGCCCCTTCGCCTTCATCTTCCCGATGCTTTCCACCGCCAGCAGGCTCACCTGCCGGTGCCACGGCCCCGCGTGGGCATCCCGGTCCACTCCATGCTCCGGGACGAGCGTGACGAAAGGGACGGGAATTTTCTTCTCGCCCTTCTTTCCGCTCACGCAAACCGCGATGATCCTTCCGTCGGGCGGACGCATCGCCTTCAGCCCTTGAGGATGTTCGACTTGAAGATCATCTTCTCGTGGTCGTCGCCGTCTTCCGGGAACGACGCGTGGCCGAACCGCACCTCGATCCGGGCATCCTTGGCGCGGCGCCGGATCTCCTCCGCCTCGCCCGCGATCGCCTTCTTGATCCGGGGGATCGCGCTGATCTTGCCGTCCTCCGCCTCCGGCAGGATCATCCCGAACTTCCACTCGCTGATCCGCGCCACGATATCGTACTCCCGAAGGGAGGCGCGGATCGCCTTCGCAACCTGCTTCATCACCCAATCCGCGCGATCGGCACGGGAATGCGACCCTGCCGGCACGTGCGACTGAACCTCGCAGATCATCAGGACCAGGCGCCGCTCGAAACGCTTCGCCCGGCTGATCTCGTGCAGCAGGCGCTCCTGGAAATACTTGAGGGTGGGCAGCGAGGTGGTCTCGTCGAGGTTCTTCAGCCGGTCGTTCCGCTCGTAGGCGATCGCGTTCACGACCGCCTTTTCCGCGTACTTGAGGAATTTTTCGAACGTGGCGAGGTCCTCGGTGGTGAACGAGGAGGGAAAGAACGTCTTGTGGGGAAACTTGTCGAAGATCGTGGCGGTCCCGAGGATCTCCCCGTCCCCGCGAAGGGGTACGCAGGCGAGCGTCCGGGCGATCCCGGCGAAGTCCCGCCACCCGGGCTCCTGCGAGGCGTCGCGCACAAGCACGGACGGCTCGCCCTTGAGCACCATGGTCACCGCCTTCTTGTCCATGAGGAAGAGGTCTTTCTGCTCCCCTTCCGTCTTGATCCCGTAGTACTCGCGGATCCCGTACTTCCCGGTTTCCGGGTCGAGCAGGCGGATGACGCACGTTTCCGCCTCGAGGATGAGGCAGGCGGAGGTCGCCACCAGCTTGAGCAGCCTGGACAGGTCGAGGGTGGAGATGATGTTGATCCCCGCTTCGTTGATCGCGGCGATCTTGGTCATCCGGAGGGCGGCGGACTCCTCCCGCAGCGAGACTCCCACCGTGTCCGACAGCAGGACGGCGGCGTCGGCAACCGCCGCCAGTCTCTCCGCGGGGATCACCTCCTCGGTGACCGCCTGCACGACGAGAACCCCGTTGGGCTCCCCGGAGGAAAGGAGCGGGAACATGAGGACCGTGCCGCGCCGGCGGCTGTTTTCCGGCCGCATCCCCTCGGAAAGGACGATGGGACGACGCTCGGCCAGACTGAGTTCCTCGAGGGTTCCCTCCGCCGGGAAGTGGAACTCCGGGGCGCCCGGGGTCACGCGTTGCGTGCCGGTCCGGACGTAGAAGTCCTCGCTGTCGCGGTCGAACAGGAGGACGGAAACGGTCCCCCCGCCAAGCCAGGCGGAGAGCTCGTCGGAGAACTCCCGAAGACGCACCTCGATCGGCTTCGTCGACCGGAGGATCTCCCCGGCCTTTCTCGCGAAATCGGAGGGCACCCTACTCGGCATCCATCGTCACCCGGATCCGCAGCCGGACGGGGTTTCCCGCCGTATCGATGAACAGCGCCGGCAGGACGGCCTGCCCTTCGGGGGAGATGAAGGGCGCCTCGAACTTGATGAAGGAGAGTCCCGATCCCTCGACGTCCGCGGACACCGTGAAGGAAGGAGGCGGCGGTTCCATCGGCTTGATCGGGATCTCGACCTCGATCTCGGACAGTTCCTCGAACTCCTGGGGCGGACCCGGCGCTTCCGAAGATCGAAGCGAGGTCGGCGCCAGGTCGACCTCGGCGACGGCGGCCTCGGGGGCCGCAACTTCGGGGGCCACAGCCTCGGGGGCCGGAGCCACGGCGGGAGCCGCGGTGCGGGCGCCCTCTCCCGCACCCTGGATCTCCTCGACGTCGGAGATTTCCTCGAGGGACTCGTCCTCCTTCAAGGTGAAGGTTTTCCGGATCCGCGCGTCGGCAAGGTCCCCCAGATCCTCGTGCGCCGCCATCTCCCCCGGCATCAGGAGGGTTTTCCGGAGGTGGGCGAATACCATCCTGGAGATTCCCACCAGCGTCTCGGTCACCCCCTTGCCGGCGGGCGCCACGGCCTCGTAGGTGGAAACGTGCAGGAAATTCAACGCGGCGTCCAATTCCTCGACCGGGGCGGCGTTCCGGAGGTCCCGCTTGTTGTACTGGAGGACGAACGGGAGATCCTCGAGCTTCTTCCCGTAGGAGGAGAGGTTGTCCATCAGGTTCTTAAGGCTCTCCATGTCGCCGTTGATCATTTCCCGCTGGGAATCGGCGACGAAGACGACGCCGTCCACGCCCTGGAGCACCAGCCTCCGGGTGGCGTTATAGAAAACCTGGCCCGGGACGGTGTAGAGATGGAAGCGGACCTTGAACCCCTTGATCTGCCCCAGCTCGATCGGAAGGAAGTCGAAAAACAGCGTCCGGTCGGTCTCGGTGGGGAGGGAGATCAGCCGCCCCTTCTGCTCCGGACGCAGCATCTTGTGGACCATCTCGATGTTGGTCGTCTTGCCGGAGAGGCCCGGGCCGTAATAGACGATCTTCGCGCTGAGCTCGCGGGTCGCATAGTTGAAAAGGGCCATCGGGTCTCCGGGATCGTTAGTGGCGCTGGGCCAGCAGCCGTCTCGCCTCCTGCCGCACCACCGCAGAAAGGCTGCGGTTCTGCGACAGGATCCTCAATTCGCTGGTCTGGTACGACTTCAGGAACCGCATCGCGGCCGGCGGCGGGGTCCTGGGGTTCTGGACCAACGCGTTGACCACCTGCCGGTTCGCGGTCCACTGCTTGCTGTCGGCGATGAACCGGAGCACGTCCTCGTGGGTCAGGGAGGAGGCCGCGTACGAGATGATATCGTCCTCCGACAGTTTCGGGCTCCCGATCACCGCGCGTGCCACCATGCTGCTCGAGTCCCGCGACAGGATACGGCGGACCTCCCGGTTCCCCTTGACCGCGAGCTCCACCTTCCCGGGAACGGAGAGCCTTGCGATCTGCGCGGCGATCGAGCTCCGTTCCTCCTCGCCGATCGGCCGCTCCTCCGTGAGGTCCGTTACGGCCGGCGAGTCTCCGGGACCCTTCACTCCTCCTCCTCTTCCCCCATCTCTTTCCTGGACTCGGCGATCACCTTCTCCGCGATGGCGGCGGGGATCTCCTCGTAGTGCGACACCTTCATTGTAAACTGACCGCGGCCGGAAGTAATCGAACGAAGATCGGACGAATATCGGAGCACTTCCGCCAACGGCACCTGGCATCGGACCACCTGGCTCTTCCCGTGGGCGTCCACGCCCAGGACCCGGCCACGGCGGCCGTTGAGGTCCCCGATGATGTCCCCCACGTTTTCCTCGGGGATGACGACCTCCATCTCCGTGATCGGCTCGAGAAGGACCGGCTTGGCGGCCAGCGCCGCCTTCTTGAAAGCGAGGGACCCTGCGATCTTGAACGCCATCTCGGAGGAGTCGACGTTGTGGAAGGAGCCGTCGAAGACGGTGGCCTTCACGTCCACCACCGGGTATCCCGCGATGACCCCCCGGCTCATTCGCTCCACGATCCCCTTTTCCACCGCTGGGATGTATTGGCGCGGGATCGACCCGCCCACGATCCCGTCCACGTACTCGAACCCCTTGCCGCGCGGCTGCGGCTCGAGCCGGATCCAGCAGTCGCCGTACTGCCCCCGGCCGCCGGTCTGCTTCTTGTGCTTCCCCTGGGCTTCGGCTTTCCCCTTGAGCGTCTCGAGGTAGGCGATCTTCTGCGTGCGCAGCTCCACCTCGACGCCGTAGACGCGCTTCAGTTTCTCGACGGCCACTTCGACGTGGGTCTCCCCCATGCCCGCGAGGATGAACTCATTCGTCTGCGGATCCTTGCGGAAACGGAGGGTCGGGTCCTCCTCGATCATGCGGGCGAGGGAGCTGCCGAGCTTGTCCTCGTCGTTGCGCGTCTTCGGACGGACCGCGAAGGAGATCACCGAGTCCACGGCGGACGGGCGCTCGAAGACGATCGGGGCCTTCGGATCGCACAGGGTGTCCCCCGTGGAGGTCTCCTTGAATTTCGCCACCGCGACGATCTCCCCGGCGGAGGCCGACCCGACCGCCTTCTGCTTCTTCCCCTCCAGCCGCAGGATCTGCCCGATCCGCTCGACCGCGTCCTTGCTCGAGTTCAGCGGGGACATGTCCGGCGTGAGCGTGCCGGAGAAGATCTTGAAGATGGAGAGCTTCCCCGCGTACGGGTCCGCCAGCGTCTTGAAGACCTGGGCCGAGAACGGCGCGTTTGCCGCGATGGGGCGCTTCTCGGCCGCCTTCTTCTTCGGGTTGGTTCCATCGACCTCCCCCCGGTAGGAGGGATCGGGAAGGGCGAAGTTGACGAGGTCGAGCACCGGCTGGATCGCGATGTTGCGCAACGCGGAGCCGTAGAGGATCGGTAGGAACCTCATCGCCCGCACGCCCGCGCGGAAGCCTCCCCGGATCTCCTCGTCGGTGAGGGCGGTCCCCTCGAGGAACTTCTCGATCAGGGCGTCGTCGGACTCGGCGCACGACTCGACGAGCTTCTCCCGGGCGCTCGCCGCCTCGGCGGCCAGGTCGGCGGGGATCTCCTGCAGGGAGTACTCGCCGGTGTCGCCCTTGTAGATCAGCGCCTTCATCCGGAACAGGTCGATCACGCCGCGGAACTCCGTCTCCTTCCCTATCGGGAGCTGCACGGGCACCGCGGGCACCTTCAGGATGTCGGCGATCTCCTCGACCGCCTTCGCGGGATCGGCGCGCTCCCGGTCCATCTTCGAGATGAATGCGATCACCGGCACGTCCGCCGCCCGCGCCAGGCTCCACATCTTTTCGGTCTGCACCTCCACGCCGGAGACGGCGTTGACGACGAGGACCGCGCCGTCCAGCACCCTGAGGCAGGAACGGGTGTCCGCCTCGAAGTTGATGTAGCCGGGGGTGTCGGCGAGCGTGACCTCGACCTTGTCCCAGGCGTAGTGATGGAAGGAAGTGTTGATCGTGATCTTCCGACGGATCTCCTCCGGGTCGTAGTCGAAGTTGGAACTCCCGTCGTCCACCTTTCCCATCCGGTCCGTGGCCTTCGCATTGAACAGAAGGGCCTCCGCGAGCGTCGTTTTTCCCGCTCCTCCGTGTGCGATGATGCCGACGTTCCGGATCTGCTGGATGTCCACTCTGACCGTCCTCCTAAATAGCGTATGTTCCGCGGACCAGGGGTTCCACGGGTCAGGAAAGGTTCCTCTCGTATATAATACGCAGCCCCTCCAGAGTCAAATTCTCATCAATTACGTGGATTTTTGGCGTCTCGGCGGCGATCGTCCGCGCGAGCCCCCCGGTGGCGACCACCAGGGGGTCGAGGCGTACCTCCTTCCGGATCCTTTCGATGATCCCCTCGACCATCGCGACATACCCGTAGAAGAGCCCCGACTGCATGGCGGCCACCGTGTTCTTCCCGATGACCGTGGCGGGCTTGGCGATCTCGATCCGGGGAAGCTTCGAGGCCTGCCGGAAGAGCGCCTCCGCGGAGATGTTCACCCCGGGGGCGATCACGCCGCCCATGTAGTCCCCTGTCGAAGACACATAGTCGAAGGTGGTGGCCGTTCCGAAATCGACGACGATGGCGGGCCGATGGTGCTTCGCGAACACCGCCACGGCGTTGACGATCCGGTCCGCCCCGACCTCCTTGGGGTTGTCCATCTTGATGGAGATCCCCGTCTTGATCCCGGGGCCGACGATCATCGGCGTCAACCCGAAGTACCGCTCGCACAGCTCCATTATAGTAGGTGTGAGCGGAGGAACCACGGAAGCGATGATGATCGCCTTGATCTCGCGCGAGGAGAAATCGCTCGCGTCATAGAGGTTCCGCAGGAGGATCCCGTACTCGTCGCTCGTCTTTTCCCGGTCGGTCCACACCCGCCAGTGGTGGAGAAGCGTCTCCCCCTCGTAGATCCCGAGGACGGTGTTCGTGTTCCCCACGTCGATCACCAGTAGCATCGGGTGTTCCCTACCTCCTCATCGCCGGAAGTCCAGGATCTCTCCGCTGTGCACCGACTCGATCCCCGCGCCGCCGTCGGGGAGGAAACGGAGCGCCCCGACCGTGTCGAGCCCGTCCGCGGTTCCCCACCCCTCTCCGCCCTGCCGCCGAAGAAGGATGCTCCGCCCCCGGAGGAAGTCCCGCCGGTCCCACCCGTCGCGGATCGAGGAGAATCCGCCCCCGAGGAATTCCGCGTACCGCACCCCGAACGCGCCGAGCAGCCGGGCGAGGACGTCGACCCGCCGGAACGTCCTCCCCGCGCAGATCCGGAGGGACGTCGCCGTGCCGCGGAGATCCTGAGGGAATTCGCCCTCCTCCACGTTCACGTTGAGCCCCACGCCGATCACGACGTGGCGAACGCCGTCCGGGTCGGAGGCCATCTCCGCGAGGATCCCCGCCGCCTTCCGTCCTTCGCAATACAGGTCGTTCGGCCACTTGAGCGACGCGGGAACGCCGACCGACTCGACCGCGTCGGCGAGGGCGACGCCGGCCACAATGGCAAGCCGCGGCGCATCGACGGTCGGAACCGGGGGGCGTAGGAGCAGGGAGACGTACAGGTTCTTCCCCGCGGGAGACTCCCACCGGCGGCCCATCCGTCCCCTGCCCGCGGTCTGCGCATCGGCGATCACGACGGTCCCGTGCGGCGCGCCGTTTCCCGCCATCTCCATCGCGACCCGGTTCGTGCTGTCGGTCACGTCGAGGCACACCGGCCCGTTCCACGGGAAGCCGGGCCGAAGAGCTTCGCGGACCTCCCTCTCGCCGATCCGGTCCTCCATTTCGACGTATCTCAGACGGTCACTTTCCCCTGGTGGGTGC is part of the bacterium genome and harbors:
- the larE gene encoding ATP-dependent sacrificial sulfur transferase LarE, with amino-acid sequence MDSSADAGNAVPTPDDRRRYEALLASLRRMGSTVIAFSGGVDSSFLLYAAREAMGERVLAVTATSPTYPRAEREEAVRLARSWGVRHRLVESNELEIPGFSANPPDRCYHCKKELFGILSGIAREEGYAAVCDGSNADDTHDFRPGRRAAKELDVRSPLLDNGLTKPAIRRLSRSFDLPTADRGSFACLSSRFPYGTRIDEEALRRVEACEEVLRTRGFRQFRVRVHGAVARIEVGTDEIPRLFDAEISEAVHARFRENGFLYVSVDLKGYRTGSMNEGLPATTPGLVAGPPEDL
- a CDS encoding MogA/MoaB family molybdenum cofactor biosynthesis protein; protein product: MIRAGVITLSDRSFCKERPDASGPAVAEMLRSLPADISQQVVIPDEIPFIRRAILHFCDALGLDLVVTTGGTGVDPRDVTPDATRGILDREIPGMAEAMRADSQKRVPTAMLSRAVVGIRGKTLIVNLPGSPGGARENLAVLLPVLPHAIGKIRGEGGDCSPSA
- a CDS encoding MOSC domain-containing protein — encoded protein: MRPPDGRIIAVCVSGKKGEKKIPVPFVTLVPEHGVDRDAHAGPWHRQVSLLAVESIGKMKAKGLSVGPGDFAENITVEGIDLTSLRPGERLRSGETLLEITQIGKECHNRCAIYYQAGDCVMPKEGVFARVLHGGTLRAGDPMEKVE
- a CDS encoding diguanylate cyclase; the encoded protein is MPSRVPSDFARKAGEILRSTKPIEVRLREFSDELSAWLGGGTVSVLLFDRDSEDFYVRTGTQRVTPGAPEFHFPAEGTLEELSLAERRPIVLSEGMRPENSRRRGTVLMFPLLSSGEPNGVLVVQAVTEEVIPAERLAAVADAAVLLSDTVGVSLREESAALRMTKIAAINEAGINIISTLDLSRLLKLVATSACLILEAETCVIRLLDPETGKYGIREYYGIKTEGEQKDLFLMDKKAVTMVLKGEPSVLVRDASQEPGWRDFAGIARTLACVPLRGDGEILGTATIFDKFPHKTFFPSSFTTEDLATFEKFLKYAEKAVVNAIAYERNDRLKNLDETTSLPTLKYFQERLLHEISRAKRFERRLVLMICEVQSHVPAGSHSRADRADWVMKQVAKAIRASLREYDIVARISEWKFGMILPEAEDGKISAIPRIKKAIAGEAEEIRRRAKDARIEVRFGHASFPEDGDDHEKMIFKSNILKG
- the fusA gene encoding elongation factor G, encoding MDIQQIRNVGIIAHGGAGKTTLAEALLFNAKATDRMGKVDDGSSNFDYDPEEIRRKITINTSFHHYAWDKVEVTLADTPGYINFEADTRSCLRVLDGAVLVVNAVSGVEVQTEKMWSLARAADVPVIAFISKMDRERADPAKAVEEIADILKVPAVPVQLPIGKETEFRGVIDLFRMKALIYKGDTGEYSLQEIPADLAAEAASAREKLVESCAESDDALIEKFLEGTALTDEEIRGGFRAGVRAMRFLPILYGSALRNIAIQPVLDLVNFALPDPSYRGEVDGTNPKKKAAEKRPIAANAPFSAQVFKTLADPYAGKLSIFKIFSGTLTPDMSPLNSSKDAVERIGQILRLEGKKQKAVGSASAGEIVAVAKFKETSTGDTLCDPKAPIVFERPSAVDSVISFAVRPKTRNDEDKLGSSLARMIEEDPTLRFRKDPQTNEFILAGMGETHVEVAVEKLKRVYGVEVELRTQKIAYLETLKGKAEAQGKHKKQTGGRGQYGDCWIRLEPQPRGKGFEYVDGIVGGSIPRQYIPAVEKGIVERMSRGVIAGYPVVDVKATVFDGSFHNVDSSEMAFKIAGSLAFKKAALAAKPVLLEPITEMEVVIPEENVGDIIGDLNGRRGRVLGVDAHGKSQVVRCQVPLAEVLRYSSDLRSITSGRGQFTMKVSHYEEIPAAIAEKVIAESRKEMGEEEEE
- a CDS encoding type III pantothenate kinase — translated: MLLVIDVGNTNTVLGIYEGETLLHHWRVWTDREKTSDEYGILLRNLYDASDFSSREIKAIIIASVVPPLTPTIMELCERYFGLTPMIVGPGIKTGISIKMDNPKEVGADRIVNAVAVFAKHHRPAIVVDFGTATTFDYVSSTGDYMGGVIAPGVNISAEALFRQASKLPRIEIAKPATVIGKNTVAAMQSGLFYGYVAMVEGIIERIRKEVRLDPLVVATGGLARTIAAETPKIHVIDENLTLEGLRIIYERNLS
- a CDS encoding biotin--[acetyl-CoA-carboxylase] ligase; translated protein: MEDRIGEREVREALRPGFPWNGPVCLDVTDSTNRVAMEMAGNGAPHGTVVIADAQTAGRGRMGRRWESPAGKNLYVSLLLRPPVPTVDAPRLAIVAGVALADAVESVGVPASLKWPNDLYCEGRKAAGILAEMASDPDGVRHVVIGVGLNVNVEEGEFPQDLRGTATSLRICAGRTFRRVDVLARLLGAFGVRYAEFLGGGFSSIRDGWDRRDFLRGRSILLRRQGGEGWGTADGLDTVGALRFLPDGGAGIESVHSGEILDFRR